A single window of Synechococcus sp. C9 DNA harbors:
- the mtnA gene encoding S-methyl-5-thioribose-1-phosphate isomerase, which yields MSILPVAWAYDHVRLIDQTRLPTEFAYVEIRRAMDMVTAIQTMIVRGAPAIGVAAAFGMALAAQEIETEDRQEFLDHLESVANALRQTRPTAINLFWAIDQMLNTARQTVGPVSFLKEKMVATAQALAVDEYQTCVAIGEKGLACLPAEPQRLTLMTYCNAGALATAGYGTALGVIRSAYRAQRLLQVYICETRPRLQGARLTAWECVQEGIPATLITDNMAGYCLHKGLIHAVVVGADRIASNGDTANKIGTYSLAVLAHVHQIPFYVAAPLSSIDWSISDGSQIPIEERSIEEVYKIGDQWLTAPGIDIFNPSFDVTPARYITGIITERGMIPPDQLHQLHA from the coding sequence ATGTCTATCCTGCCGGTCGCTTGGGCCTATGACCATGTGCGTTTGATTGACCAAACCCGCTTGCCTACGGAGTTTGCCTATGTGGAAATCCGGCGAGCGATGGATATGGTGACGGCGATTCAAACCATGATTGTCCGGGGTGCCCCGGCCATTGGGGTGGCGGCGGCCTTTGGCATGGCTCTAGCCGCTCAGGAAATTGAGACCGAAGACCGGCAGGAATTTTTGGACCACCTGGAGAGCGTCGCCAATGCCCTGCGCCAGACCCGCCCGACAGCGATTAACCTGTTTTGGGCAATTGACCAGATGTTGAATACGGCACGGCAAACCGTCGGCCCGGTCAGCTTTCTCAAGGAAAAAATGGTCGCCACTGCCCAAGCCTTGGCGGTGGATGAATACCAAACCTGCGTCGCCATCGGGGAAAAAGGCTTAGCCTGCCTGCCTGCTGAACCCCAACGCCTGACCCTGATGACCTACTGCAACGCTGGCGCTCTGGCGACCGCTGGCTATGGCACCGCCCTGGGCGTGATCCGCTCGGCCTACCGTGCCCAACGTTTACTACAAGTGTACATCTGCGAAACCCGCCCCCGCCTGCAAGGTGCCCGACTCACCGCCTGGGAATGCGTACAAGAAGGGATTCCCGCCACCCTGATTACCGACAACATGGCTGGCTATTGTCTGCACAAAGGCTTAATCCATGCCGTGGTGGTAGGAGCAGACCGCATTGCCAGCAACGGGGACACAGCCAACAAAATCGGCACCTACAGCCTCGCCGTCCTCGCCCACGTCCACCAAATTCCCTTCTATGTGGCCGCCCCCCTGTCCAGCATTGACTGGAGCATCAGCGACGGCTCCCAAATCCCCATCGAAGAACGGAGCATCGAAGAAGTGTACAAAATCGGCGACCAATGGCTGACCGCCCCCGGCATTGACATTTTTAACCCCAGCTTCGATGTCACCCCCGCCCGCTACATCACCGGCATCATCACCGAACGGGGCATGATCCCCCCCGACCAACTCCACCAACTCCACGCCTAA